Proteins found in one Brachypodium distachyon strain Bd21 chromosome 5, Brachypodium_distachyon_v3.0, whole genome shotgun sequence genomic segment:
- the LOC100838147 gene encoding uncharacterized protein At4g06744, translating to MALQAPAAPARALLLLLAFAVSASSSTHSHSHLVSAPAPVPETETTTGSSSSDGCGCGPTPPPWDFENQKLTALYSVIQTFKRTITSDPLGVTSTWVGTKICDSADNGTAYKGFFCDHPPDSPPGTRTVASIDFNGFHLRAPTLAGFIDAFPDLALFHANSNSFSGNVPDLTGLPYFYELDLSNNAFSGSFPDTVVPLGNLLFLDLRFNGFSGSVPAPVFALSVEALFLNNNGFSGDIPDSAFGSTTAEYLVVANNQFTGPIPRSIFNVSGTLSEVLFLNNRFSGCLPYEIGLVEGLTVFDAGGNEIKGPIPLSFGCLSDVEQLNLAGNQLYGHVPDVLCALAKTGKLGNLSLSDNYFHSVGRLCMELVRSRVLDVKKNCILGFPRQRPAMECAAFYADPSKHCPFIPHIPCDLPGFRPPAFAPPSKALPATKTTGHGGGGGN from the coding sequence ATGGCGCTTCAAGCTCCAGCAGCTCCAGCTCGTgcgctcctgctcctgctagCCTTCGCGGTCTCTGCCTCCAGCTCCACCCACAGCCACAGCCACTTGGTTTCTGCACcagcgccggtgccggagactgAGACGACGACaggatcatcatcatcggaTGGCTGCGGGTGCGggccaacgccgccgccatgggacTTCGAGAACCAGAAGCTCACAGCGCTCTACAGCGTGATCCAAACCTTCAAGCGAACAATCACAAGCGACCCTCTCGGGGTCACCTCAACCTGGGTGGGCACCAAGATCTGCGACAGCGCCGACAACGGCACGGCCTACAAGGGCTTCTTCTGCGACCACCCTCCCGACAGCCCCCCCGGCACGCGCACCGTGGCCTCCATCGACTTCAACGGCTTCCACCTCCGGGCACCCACACTCGCCGGCTTCATCGACGCCTTCCCGGACCTCGCCTTGTTCCACGCAAACTCCAACTCCTTCTCCGGCAACGTCCCGGACCTCACGGGTTTACCATACTTCTACGAGCTCGACCTCTCCAACAACGCCTTCTCGGGATCCTTCCCGGACACCGTGGTGCCACTCGGcaacctcctcttcctcgaccTCCGCTTCAACGGCTTCTCCGGCTCCGTGCCGGCACCCGTCTTCGCGCTCTCCGTAGAAGCGCTCTTCCTCAACAACAATGGGTTTTCCGGAGACATCCCGGACTCGGCATTCGGGTCAACCACGGCAGAGTACCTCGTCGTGGCCAACAACCAGTTCACCGGCCCGATCCCGCGCTCCATCTTCAACGTCTCCGGGACGCTCTCCGAAGTGCTTTTCCTCAATAACAGGTTCTCCGGGTGTCTCCCTTACGAGATCGGGCTCGTGGAAGGGCTGACGGTGTTCGACGCCGGGGGTAACGAGATCAAGGGCCCGATACCGTTGTCTTTCGGGTGTTTGAGTGATGTGGAGCAGCTTAACCTTGCCGGGAACCAGCTCTACGGGCACGTCCCAGACGTGCTCTGCGCGTTGGCTAAGACGGGCAAGCTGGGGAACTTGTCTTTGAGCGACAATTACTTTCATTCTGTTGGGCGTCTGTGCATGGAGCTGGTGAGGAGCCGGGTGCTGGATGTGAAGAAGAACTGTATCCTTGGGTtcccccggcagcggccggcCATGGAGTGCGCCGCGTTTTATGCCGATCCGAGCAAGCACTGCCCGTTTATCCCGCATATCCCGTGTGACCTTCCCGGGTTCAGGCCGCCGGCTTTTGCGCCGCCGTCAAAGGCGTTGCCGGCGACTAAGACGAcgggccatggcggcggcggtgggaaTTAA
- the LOC100831793 gene encoding oryzain beta chain produces MASAAGLLLLLILAVSGFGACAAGPDMSIISYNAEHGARGLERTEAEARAIYGLWRAEHGSGNSNSLGEEERRFRAFWDNLRFVDAHNARAAAGEEGFRLGMNRFADLTNDEFRAAYLGVKGAGQRRSARAGVGERYRHDGVEELPEAVDWREKGAVAPVKNQGQCGSCWAFSAVSAVESINQLVTGELVTLSEQELVECDINGQSNGCNGGLMDDAFDFIINNGGIDTEDDYPYKALDGKCDINRRNAKVVSIDGFEDVPENDEKSLQKAVAHQPVSVAIEAGGREFQLYHSGVFTGRCGTELDHGVVAVGYGTENGKDYWIVRNSWGPKWGEAGYLRMERNINATTGKCGIAMMSSYPTKKGANPPKPSPTPPTPPTPPPPVAPDHVCDENVSCAAGSTCCCAFGFRNMCLVWGCCPVEGATCCKDHASCCPPDYPVCNIKAGTCSASKNRTLTVKALKRTLAKPNVA; encoded by the exons ATGGCGagcgccgcggggctcctgctgctgctgatcctCGCCGTGTCTGGCTTCGGCGCGTGCGCGGCGGGTCCCGACATGTCGATCATCTCCTACAACGCGGAGCACGGGGCGCGCGGGCTGGAGCggacggaggcggaggccaGGGCCATCTACGGCCTCTGGCGCGCCGAGCACGGGTCCGGGAACTCCAACTcgctcggggaggaggagcgccggTTCAGGGCGTTCTGGGACAACCTCCGCTTCGTCGACGCCCACaacgcgcgcgccgccgccggggaggaAGGGTTCCGCCTGGGGATGAACCGGTTCGCGGATCTCACCAACGACGAGTTCCGCGCCGCCTACCTCGGGGTCAAGGGCGCCGGCCAGAGGAGGTCGGCCCGTGCTGGTGTTGGGGAGAGGTACAGGCATGATGGGGTCGAGGAGCTGCCGGAGGCCGTCGACTGGAGGGAGAAGGGGGCCGTCGCCCCCGTCAAGAACCAGGGCCAATGCG GAAGTTGCTGGGCTTTTTCTGCAGTCAGCGCAGTAGAAAGCATTAACCAACTTGTTACTGGTGAGCTGGTCACATTGTCTGAGCAGGAGCTTGTGGAGTGTGACATCAATGGGCAGAGCAATGGATGCAACGGGGGACTTATGGATGATGCCTTTGATTTCATCATAAACAACGGCGGCATTGATACTGAAGATGACTATCCTTACAAAGCCTTGGATGGCAAATGCGATATCAACAGG AGAAATGCGAAGGTGGTGAGCATTGATGGCTTCGAAGATGTTCCTGAAAATGATGAGAAATCGCTGCAGAAGGCCGTTGCTCACCAGCCCGTTAGTGTTGCTATTGAAGCTGGTGGCCGAGAGTTTCAGCTCTACCATTCG GGTGTCTTCACTGGAAGGTGTGGTACAGAACTCGACCATGGTGTGGTAGCCGTTGGCTATGGCACTGAGAACGGCAAGGACTACTGGATTGTCCGCAACTCATGGGGTCCGAAGTGGGGTGAGGCTGGGTACCTCCGCATGGAGCGCAACATTAACGCCACCACTGGGAAGTGCGGTATAGCCATGATGTCATCGTACCCCACCAAGAAGGGCGCTAACCCACCCAAGCCATCTCCGACGCCCCCCACGCCACCGACCCCCCCTCCACCAGTCGCCCCTGACCACGTCTGTGATGAGAATGTCTCTTGTGCAGCAGGCAGCACCTGTTGCTGTGCTTTTGGCTTCAGGAACATGTGCCTGGTATGGGGCTGCTGCCCAGTCGAAGGCGCCACCTGCTGCAAGGATCACGCCAGCTGCTGCCCACCGGACTACCCTGTGTGCAACATCAAGGCTGGAACTTGCTCCGCG AGCAAGAACAGGACACTGACTGTCAAGGCCTTGAAGCGCACCCTTGCTAAGCCAAACGTCGCATGA